One region of Maylandia zebra isolate NMK-2024a linkage group LG10, Mzebra_GT3a, whole genome shotgun sequence genomic DNA includes:
- the LOC143420696 gene encoding complement C1q-like protein 2, with protein sequence MTETEKLKQQLQVRQVAFSASIKSGESQTIGPFDSHTILIYNNVFTNVGNAYSPHTGIFAAPVRGAYHFEFHVAGPGDASHGLCTVLVRNGMHVVTAWDQKESTFGSSSNGVTLILEAGDQVFMRLWSQYKIYDDQHHYSTFSGHMLFAM encoded by the exons ATGACTGAGACTGAAAAGTTGAAGCAGCAGCTACAAg TCCGGCAGGTGGCGTTCTCTGCCTCTATAAAGAGTGGAGAATCTCAAACTATTGGACCCTTTGACTCACACACTATTCTGATCTACAACAATGTGTTCACAAACGTTGGAAATGCCTACAGCCCACACACCG GTATTTTTGCTGCACCAGTGAGAGGAGCCTACCACTTTGAGTTTCACGTAGCTGGACCTGGAGATGCGTCACATGGTTTATGTACTGTGTTAGTAAGGAATGGGATGCATGTAGTTACAGCATGGGATCAAAAAGAGTCTACTTTTGGAAGTTCTTCTAATGGCGTGACGTTGATTTTAGAGGCTGGAGATCAGGTCTTTATGCGTCTGTGGTCACAGTATAAAATATATGACGATCAGCATCACTACTCCACTTTCAGTGGTCATATGCTTTTTGCCATGTAA